The Spiroplasma citri genome has a segment encoding these proteins:
- a CDS encoding Mbov_0401 family ICE element transposase-like protein has product MNINNIINGENFFNKTYEDLNRYAVGEIAYRLENIDDFIFQNYKNDDKFKHYRVKEIRTKTLITLKGKITFRRRRYYKINPITEKEEYIFILDKFLGIKKWQRLGNDVKERILLFLSDDKKYRDILDALEQAKISLMTISNTIKNTTTNDKYYINNTNIKINVPHTLYIQVDGTFLKIEYDRKRVKKHTLLSTVHTGYDQEKSTEKRHVIANKLGVYEIDNIPIYISKKTKLTRFVVKLILLIISNYNIQDDTEIMILGDGANWIKGVKKDIANRFPNNKVHYTIDKFHLVKRFKDLLPHRRIIKENKETFKQVVDYFYNGKYYELLQCLKESKSFIPSSKKFLRETINLIKNNEEGIKNQTLWNNIGCHMEGDVSHYGKGAFSKKGIYSEKTVRNKLNTSMLKLRNNIKDFKQPEKPPENNSILYNNFNKTEQQNLHLY; this is encoded by the coding sequence ATGAATATTAATAATATTATTAATGGGGAAAACTTTTTTAATAAAACATATGAAGATTTGAATAGATATGCTGTTGGAGAAATTGCATATAGGTTAGAAAATATAGATGATTTTATTTTTCAAAATTATAAAAATGATGATAAATTTAAACATTATCGAGTAAAAGAAATAAGAACAAAAACATTAATTACTTTAAAAGGTAAAATAACATTTCGCAGACGACGATATTATAAAATTAATCCAATAACAGAGAAAGAAGAATATATTTTTATTTTAGATAAATTTTTAGGAATTAAAAAATGACAAAGACTGGGGAATGACGTCAAAGAAAGAATTTTATTGTTTTTAAGTGATGATAAAAAATACCGTGATATTTTAGATGCCTTAGAACAAGCAAAAATTAGTTTAATGACAATTTCAAATACAATAAAAAACACAACAACAAACGACAAATATTATATTAATAATACCAATATCAAAATAAATGTTCCACATACTTTATATATTCAAGTGGATGGAACTTTTCTTAAAATAGAATACGATAGAAAAAGGGTTAAAAAACACACCTTATTATCTACTGTTCATACTGGTTATGATCAAGAAAAATCAACCGAAAAAAGACATGTAATTGCAAATAAGTTAGGTGTTTACGAAATAGATAATATTCCAATTTATATTTCTAAAAAAACAAAATTAACCCGTTTTGTTGTTAAATTAATACTTTTGATAATAAGTAATTATAATATTCAAGATGATACTGAAATTATGATTTTAGGTGATGGAGCAAATTGAATTAAAGGGGTTAAAAAAGATATTGCAAATCGTTTTCCTAATAACAAAGTTCATTATACAATAGACAAATTTCATTTAGTAAAAAGATTTAAGGATTTATTACCCCACCGAAGAATAATTAAAGAAAATAAAGAAACTTTTAAACAAGTTGTTGATTATTTTTATAATGGAAAATATTATGAATTATTACAATGTTTAAAAGAAAGTAAGTCATTTATTCCTAGTTCTAAAAAGTTTTTAAGAGAAACAATTAACTTAATTAAAAATAACGAAGAGGGTATTAAAAATCAAACATTATGAAATAATATTGGGTGTCATATGGAGGGCGATGTTTCCCATTATGGTAAGGGCGCATTTTCTAAAAAAGGAATTTATAGCGAAAAAACTGTTAGAAATAAATTGAATACTAGTATGCTAAAATTAAGAAATAATATTAAGGATTTTAAACAACCAGAAAAACCACCAGAAAATAATAGTATTTTATATAATAATTTTAATAAAACCGAACAACAAAACTTACATCTTTATTAA